The DNA segment CCAGTCGAAATAAAACAACTTGTGTTCGGCACAAACTCATCCAGAGGAGAAAGAATGCTGGGGGACCACCGGTGGGACTCCGCCATGCCCGGGGGTCTCCATCCCACCCGCCGTCAGAGCGACCCTGTGAGTGCCATGGTTTCCACGGCCCCGGTTTGCAGGGAGCGGTGCAGGGCCGGGGAAAGGCAGCGCTGACAGCCCCcagtgcagggcagggagccccagcctccccccgAGGGCGGGCAGCCAGTCCTGCCCCCCCGCGGTGCTCAGACGACAAACTCGGGGACTTCGTCATGGGTGAGATCCAACGAGAAGTATTTACTGGTTCTTTTGACGGGGAAGGTCTCTTGGATGTTGATGCACTGCTGGGCCAAGCAGCCATTGCAGTAgagcccttcctcctccagcccatGGGCGCAGCCGAAGGTGTAGCTCTGGGCCGTGTCCTGGCAGAGGTTGGCCAGCTGTAAGAAGTCCTTCTGGTAGAGCCGAATGTCATCCAGGCTAAGGCTGTGCCGGTCCGTTGATGTCTTCGGTTTCCTGCATGTCGTCTAGGACAAAGCAGAGAGGAGGCTCAGGACCTGCCGGGGAGCCAAGGGGGTCTGGGAAACCCAAAatgccagtgccagcagagCTCCGGGTTTCCCCAAAGCCCCCCCAACACCACGTACCTGGGGTAAGGAGTCGGTGCTCTGCCCCCGCAGCTTCACCACTGTCTCCGAGGAGctggaggtggaggagctgaTCTCTTTCACGATAAGCCCTGCGccagagagggaggaagaggagagtgTGAAGGTTCTTTCAAGGCTTCTCAGCTCTCCATGCCTGCTGCCCCTGGGGGCTTGCCCTTGCTTTTGGGCAAAGGCACCCTCAGCGCAATGGGGTGGCATCACCCACCCCAATGGCTCCACTTGCAACCAGAGTTACCTACAAAGCATCCCAAATTTGCAACAAAACAGCATCCAAAGCCATCACCAGGGAGCCTGGCACCCAGAGACCTCCCAGTagctcccagcacagagctggaaatGCAGACGACTCTTTGGGTGCAGGCACGGCTCTGGAGAAGCCTGGCTCGTACATGCGATAACAGCACCCATGCTCATGGGAACAAGCGAGGCGTTGTGAAGAAACTGAAAGTGGGCCACAGCAACTGAGAACATTGCTGAAATTATGTCCATTGCCCCCGGGCCCTGGTATCTCCAAATAAGCCAGCATGCCTGGGCGTACACCTCTGTGCCACGGGGCGGCTACATGGAGCATCAGTCCTGCTCAGAGTAAAACCTGCACCTTTCCCGGGCAACCCCTTCTCTTTATAGTTTCACCAAATTTATCCCATTTCTCCTTTGACCCATGGGGCAAACGGCTTTTCCCAGCATCCCAAACAGAAGCCTTGGGCTAATTTCGTTCTGCCGAACACCAAAGGTGTGACTTGAATTGGAgacttggaaagaaaagtgGCTGCCACCTTACCGGAGTGCCCGTTGAACTTGCGTGACAGCAGCATGTCCTCCGTGATGTAGACGCACATGTCAGGGCTCACCTCCATCTcaccagcctgctccagctcccgGGGGTCATCCACCAGCATCTCGATTTCTGCAGGCGAGGAGGAGGTGGGACAAGTCACTGATGTGCACCTTCAGAGCACCCTCCAACCCCAATTCACCTGGTGAGACCCAAGCTGGAAAGCCCATGCTCAACTGGTGTCTCACCATCATCCTGGGAGTCCTCCTCCAGTCGGTCCTTCCCACCGCTCTCCACCCCGGAGGTGTGGGAGCTGCCATGGCTAGTCATGGAGCTGCACGTCTTCAGCTTGCGGTGGGCACCGGCCCCTGAGAAGCCGTCCTCAGGGCCCATTTCCCTGGGTTTGGGGTCGGTCTCGATGCCCGAggtgtgggagctgctgtggctggcggtgGAGTGCCGGGAGAGGCGCTTGTGCCGGATGCTGCCGGCACTGCTGCCGCTGGCCCGCGACcgcttctccagctgctccatgTCCAGATCAAGGGTGTCACTGATGTACGACTCGCGGTACTGCTTCTTCTCTGCAAGGCCAGCGGCACACCGTTGGCACACAGCAGCCTGCACCCCAACCCCTCCAGGTGCCCTGGCCCCCCTGGGATGGGGCATggcccctcccccagcacctAGGGGCACTGTCACCAAAGCCCAGTCACGGTGGCACACCAGGAGCCAGCCCTGTCCCGGTGGCATATGGGGATGGTGGAGTAGGGGGCCTCAAActtgctgtgctctgtgctgtgctgtccctccaaaggagaaagaggaggagaggaagaagagaaggaggaagaggaggaggagaaagaaaaggaggaggagggacaaTGAGCAGGAAGAAGTTGAGGAGgacaaggaggaggaagaagaggaagaagatgaggtagaagaggagagagaaaaggaggaggacGAGGAGGAAGAATAAGAGGAGGTcaaggaggaggatgaggaggaagagTAAGAGGAGGTcaaggaggaggatgaggaggggcaggaagaagataaggaagagaaaaggaagatgaggaagggaaagaggagaaagaggaagaccTTACACTTGCACAAGGGCTTTTCGAGCTTGGAGATGGGGTGTGGGGCACTGGGAAGTGCTGCACTGAGGCACTGGGAGGAACTGGGCCACCAGGGACCACAGCAAGGCTTGTGCTGGATTAAGCAGCTGCGGGGAGGGGTGTCTGTGGGCACTCAGCCCAGCCAGGAGAGGTCTGCCCATCAGGCAAGTCCAGGGTGTGCCGATGCACGGTCAAGGGGGATGTAGGGACAGCCACCCCCAACATGCCCCCAGCCATGGGGCTGGCACAAGGACCAGGCGCTTGTATGGGCAGAAAAGCTGGATGGGAGCCCGGCACTGGTGGGATTTACGCCCTGGGGGGCACCTACCCTCGTTCTCCTCCAGCTTGCGGACCTGGCGCAGGACGGGCTGCAGGTTCATGTAGAGccggtggctgctgctgagcagctgcaggaggtggcgGGGAGCGCAGCGGGCAGCCCGTGTAGTAGATGAGCTTTCTGGCTGAGGGCAGCCCATCCGGCAGGATCTCAAACTTCTTGCCCTGCGTGGGAGAGGGGGGACAGCAGCcccagagagaaaaataccCTAATTGTTTCCCAGTCCTGCCACTGCCCACCTATTAACCACCCCACCTGAGGTCTGTGCAACAACACCCCATGCCCACGGCAGAGCCCAGGAGCGACACgggcagggatgctctgctTGGCGATGGCGGCACTCACCACGAACACCAGTTTCCCCACATTTGTCCAGGGGAAGTCATagagcagctgcttttcttcatccAAGTTCTGCAAAAAGAGGAGAGGTGGACATGGCTGAGGATGCCAGCAGGGGCTGCCCATGCCGGCCTGGCAGCGGGCACGGAGCCGAGCCATCGCCCTTGCTCAGCCACCTACCTGGAAGATCTGGATGCCCCGCGTCGTCAGCCCCAGTGTCAGGGAGGCTTCTATCTCCCTTTTGTCCTAAGGGAGGAAAAATCAGATGCTTTTAAACACACAATTTGCAACATGAAGTGGATAAAtctgccctcccagcccaggTATCCTCCTGTAGTCACCTCATCTCCCACGCAGCAGCAACGGCCACATGCGGTAGGTGCTGTgttaatcacagaatcatttaggttggagaagacccttaagatcactgagtccaacCATTTAATTAATGATGCACACACACTGCCCAGTCACATCCTCTAACATCCTCTGAGTCTCATCCCCCAGGCGCCTGCCACCCACCTCTCCACCCAGAAACACCCTGGCTTAAGGGTCTGGAAAAGCAGTTTAACCTCAGAAAAATTGGAAGAACCTTCGGAAACAGAGCTGGGGCACTTCTATGCCTGAGAACAACCTGTTGCTACACTGGCACTCTGTGCTCTCCCAAAGGCTTCTCCTCTTTAACTTAAGGATGCTACAAAGTGGTCTGTGAAGCACCACCTCCCAGTGAACAAAGTGCTTTGTGCCCAGGAGAAAAACCCAGCAGATATTTCTTAGGATGCCAAAAAAATAAGATCCCAGAAACCTCACAGCTGCCTCCCCACACCCTGGCCAACCTCTTGCCTCTCCTTCACTTGTAGAAAATAGCAGAAGTATAAAAAGTTGCCTCTGGGAGCAAAGCACTGCCCTCGAgactgctctgctccagccagcgAGTGCCAATTcaaccacagctcttcccaaaATACCTTAGAAATCACTTGGCCGTTGTTCCTTTCAATAAAAAGCATCCCTGAATCCAAAGCCTAGCCTGGGCTTGTGGCCAGGGCTCACCTTGTACAACCTGTAGTAGTGCACCGCCACGTCGTCCAGCCGGACAGCCTCCTTGATGTACTTAAGATGGGCTTCGGAGGCCGTCAGGGCAAACTGATCTTTGTGCATGTTCGGGACGTGCTTCAGGATGTAGTCCTTGCCCCTTTTTGCAACCACCTGtttggaggagaggagaagctTGTCTGGGGGAACTGCTCCATGCTTGCTTGGGGCCAGACACCAGCCCCGGTGATTtcaagggaaaagggaaatggGAGCAATATGCTCCGTTATAGAGAGCtacaagcaaaaatgaattaGATACGGCAGCCAACAACTTCTCATCAGCAGGATTTCCCACTGGGAAGCACATGTTTGCTCTGCGTGCCCGTCTCGGGGAGCTCGTGCCACTGGTGACACCCATGCCGGGGCAGGCAGAACCACGCACGGGGTCCCTGCGTGGCTGGGGACACCAACGCTGGGCTAGCGCTCCACAGTGACATGtgtgaaaaaagcaagaaactgGCAGATTTTGGggcaaaacccagaaaacacaTAAAGTGAGCAATGGTGCCCAGCATTTTTATTAATCTTCCCCTTGCCAGCATCTGCTGGCAGTCCCGGCTGTGGGGAGCCACTGGGGAGGTTCGCCTGTTTGGGGTCCAAGGGCACATCACATGTGGCCATGCAGCCCCTCATTGCTCCCCACTAACTAGTATTTACCCGTCTGGTAATAATTGGGCTTGTTTTTGGGCACCCTGCTGAGTCT comes from the Falco cherrug isolate bFalChe1 chromosome 7, bFalChe1.pri, whole genome shotgun sequence genome and includes:
- the FRMD6 gene encoding LOW QUALITY PROTEIN: FERM domain-containing protein 6 (The sequence of the model RefSeq protein was modified relative to this genomic sequence to represent the inferred CDS: deleted 1 base in 1 codon), whose translation is MNKLTFHNNRVMQDRRSVCIFLPNDDSLNIIINVKILCHELLVQVCDLLRLKDCHLFGLSVIQNNEHVYMDLAQKLYKYCPKEWKKEASKGIDQFGPPMIIHFRVQYYVENGRLISDRTARYYYYWHLRKQVLHSQCVLREEAYFLLTAFALQADLGDFKRNKHYGKYFEPEAYFPAWVVAKRGKDYILKHVPNMHKDQFALTASEAHLKYIKEAVRLDDVAVHYYRLYKDKREIEASLTLGLTTRGIQIFQNLDEEKQLLYDFPWTNVGKLVFVGKKFEILPDGLPSARKLIYYTGCPLRSRHLLQLLSSSHRLYMNLQPVLRQVRKLEENEEKKQYRESYISDTLDLDMEQLEKRSRASGSSAGSIRHKRLSRHSTASHSSSHTSGIETDPKPREMGPEDGFSGAGAHRKLKTCSSMTSHGSSHTSGVESGGKDRLEEDSQDDEIEMLVDDPRELEQAGEMEVSPDMCVYITEDMLLSRKFNGHSGLIVKEISSSTSSSSETVVKLRGQSTDSLPQTTCRKPKTSTDRHSLSLDDIRLYQKDFLQLANLCQDTAQSYTFGCAHGLEEEGLYCNGCLAQQCINIQETFPVKRTSKYFSLDLTHDEVPEFVV